From Ochotona princeps isolate mOchPri1 chromosome X, mOchPri1.hap1, whole genome shotgun sequence, one genomic window encodes:
- the LOC101535752 gene encoding titin-like produces MDADYVVCDWQGHLWPAKVLSRYCSSAEQNWLDVRILGVGEKVQVRTSDAKALTTSELEVVSTLARALSTGSMPLGEKRGYRRALREAWQIVRKRASPGTGRKPEKAVSAVTPQNVREKPSRSLARKRRRKPRKALWTRHKQSKKPGPGSQRVPSKGKDATLPGKEPQEHTSTVPPTAGTYRQAPQSSCMAENASTLSGKIKREATKDQMDERREVGTSAVAPLPIMVMEDGEANAQQRIPSQPLRLLSAEPSALHEDIKDSCPTFEAMAIEATEDPGEGTSHPGPEVARVPSKDRLPKLRIVLRKPTQKKKRRVANPAKARSKIRHTPGRKRAQGRHSGVTTFQETGHSKKQMLGNKRLSQMAETAEKKEEEEPSPSTVVLQGTCVTRDVMLSDKELPILPEMADVKEEEPSTTSAVALQETGPIQDLRLGDKELPTLPQMADEKEEEQPTTSTVVLQETGPIRDLRLGDKDLPTVPEMPHETEEDRITTWNVALQETCPIQNISLSHSELPTLPVMADEKDEEKPTASTVALQETGPIRDLRLGDKDLCILPEMVVEQEEEGPITWIVEVQESGPIQDQRLDDKDLPSLPEMAELKEEEQPTASTVALQETCPVQDIGLGDKELPTLLQMADDNEEECPTTWLVALQETCPIQDAIPVDSELPDLLQMADEKEEERPMTWIVDVQETIPMQSIRLSDSELPNLPQMTDENEEEEEQPTTSTMALQETGPIQDIRLGDDELPTLPEVADEKEEERPMTWIVDVQETIPMQSIRLSDSELPNLPQMTDENEEEEEQPTTSTMALQETGPIQDIRLGDDELPTLPEVADEKEEEQATTSTVVLQETYPIEDIMLGDKDLPTLLQMADETEKERQTTWLAEVRETCPIQDIRLGDKDLPTLPQMADEKEEEQPTTSTVILQESCTLQDIRLGVGELPSVLLMADEKEEERLSTSLVALQENCSTEHIILGDKELATVLQIAEEKEEERPTTSTVTLQEPCPIQDIRLGDKGLPTPPQMADEKEEEQPTSIVNVQDTSLIESGRLGDKELDTVSQKDDQETEAVPTTSTVALKETHPMEEGKLHVIVLHTPPEMTEEEKEERPNLNIVALQPMSPFEMKRPDDLEMPTITLEADGKEEEGPTRSTVALQDTPGIKRRKLDDKGQPEIPKKAARKQKGEPSSTVTGFQETHAVKKGRPGAKGLPKIRERAGRKQKEGAATSIVFLQETHAITTARLGDQELPTIPQKTGGAEEEGPTTSIAAHQGTHSIAQGSLQDTQLPIIPQTSDEKEEEEPTTSVVALRETRRVEKQRLLFTRLPKMHQQSGRKRGKRPAVSTVSLQESRPSKKPKLHDRGPHKTPQKTIREEEEGPRTSTAAPQEPRPAKKQRLGDKVRPKIPPQAVSKEEEGPSTSAVSLQETQPIGSGTLVWFKFQDHPYWPGVVKSVNETDKTARVLLIEYNLRHEKRGIQVPLRRLKHLDGTWKDKFLKRAQKVYQQGVKWCFSLITHYREKLRRGSFKGSFLKYYTTKASYPIRKVIRQSEVDIAFPKVNYSDLEDLEEEISLVGTPSYRKILPDRMKAARDRDNQQLVDFIVKKKGADSHLLDILKGRKQSRWLTSFLNSAQYVVCVETYLEDEDQLELVTKHLQQVCRHIDERLQALVRDQIKFVLEVLLPEAIICSIAAIEDLDYKSAEEKYLRGPPVYSREKELFDKNILKKVRRKSAATCAASSSRALPGSQSAASSSQ; encoded by the coding sequence ATGGATGCCGACTACGTCGTATGTGACTGGCAGGGCcacttgtggcctgcaaaagttTTGTCAAGATACTGCTCCTCAGCAGAACAGAATTGGCTAGACGTTCGAATCCTCGGCGTAGGTGAAAAGGTCCAAGTGAGAACAAGCGATGCAAAGGCGCTGACCACCTCGGAACTCGAAGTGGTCTCCACCTTGGCCAGGGCGCTGTCCACGGGCAGCATGCCGCTGGGAGAGAAGAGGGGGTACAGAAGGGCCCTTAGGGAGGCCTGGCAGATTGTGCGAAAGAGAGCGAGCCCAGGCACAGGAAGAAAgccagagaaggcagtgtccGCTGTGACACCTCAAAACGTCAGGGAAAAGCCATCCCGCTCTCTGGCTCGTAAAAGGCGTAGGAAACCCCGAAAAGCCCTGTGGACCAGGCATAAGCAAAGTAAAAAGCCAGGACCAGGGTCTCAGCGTGTGCCTTCCAAGGGCAAGGATGCTACCCTGCCAGGCAAGGAACCCCAGGAGCACACGAGCACTGTGCCTCCTACAGCCGGTACATATCGACAGGCTCCCCAGAGCTCTTGCATGGCTGAGAATGCCTCCACGCTGTCTGGcaagataaagagagaggcaaCGAAAGATCAGATGGATGAGAGGAGAGAGGTGGGCACCTCAGCAGTCGCACCCCTGCCCATCATGGTCATGGAGGATGGCGAGGCCAACGCACAACAAAGGATTCCATCTCAACCCCTAAGACTCCTCTCCGCTGAGCCCAGTGCTCTGCATGAGGACATAAAGGACAGCTGTCCAACATTCGAGGCCATGGCCATTGAAGCTACGGAGGACCCTGGAGAGGGGACCTCCCATCCAGGCCCAGAAGTGGCAAGGGTGCCCTCCAAGGACCGGCTCCCAAAACTGCGAATCGTCTTACGAAAGCCAACCCAGAAAAAGAAGCGCCGGGTAGCAAATCCTGCCAAAGCACGCTCCAAGATTCGCCACACACCTGGCAGAAAACGGGCACAGGGAAGACACTCAGGGGTAACTACATTCCAGGAGACAGGTCACAGCAAAAAGCAAATGCTGGGAAATAAGAGACTGTCTcagatggctgaaacagctgagaagaaagaggaagaggagccaTCACCAAGCACTGTGGTACTTCAGGGGACGTGCGTGACACGAGATGTAATGCTGAGTGACAAAGAGCTGCCCATTCTCCCTGAGATGGCAGATGTGAAAGAGGAAGAACCATCAACAACCAGCGCTGTGGCTCTCCAGGAGACTGGCCCCATACAAGACCTAAGGCTGGGTGACAAAGAGCTGCCCACTCTCCCTCAGATGGCtgatgagaaagaggaagaacaacCAACAACCAGCACTGTGGTTCTCCAGGAGACTGGCCCCATACGGGACCTAAGGCTGGGTGACAAAGACCTGCCCACTGTACCTGAGATGCCTcatgagacagaggaagacagaataACCACATGGAATGTGGCTCTCCAGGAAACATGCCCCATACAGAACATAAGTCTGAGTCATAGTGAGTTGCCCACTCTACCTGTCATGGCTGATGAGAAAGACGAAGAAAAAccaacagccagcactgtggctctcCAGGAGACTGGCCCCATACGGGACCTAAGGCTGGGTGACAAAGACCTTTGCATTCTACCTGAAATGGTTGTTGAGCAAGAAGAAGAGGGACCAATCACGTGGATTGTGGAAGTCCAGGAGTCTGGCCCCATACAGGACCAAAGGCTGGATGACAAAGACCTGCCCTCTCTACCTGAGATGGCTGAACTGAAAGAGGAAGAACAACCAACAGCAAGCACTGTGGCGCTCCAGGAGACTTGCCCAGTGCAAGACATAGGGCTGGGTGACAAAGAGCTGCCCACTCTACTTCAGATGGCTGATGATAATGAGGAAGAATGTCCAACCACATGGCTTGTGGCTCTTCAGGAGACTTGCCCCATTCAGGACGCAATACCGGTTGACAGTGAACTGCCCGATCTACTTCAGATGGCtgatgagaaagaggaagagagaccaatGACATGGATTGTTGATGTCCAGGAGACAATCCCCATGCAGAGCATAAGACTAAGTGATAGTGAGCTACCCAATCTACCTCAGATGACTGATGAgaatgaggaagaagaggaacaaCCAACAACAAGCACTATGGCTCTCCAGGAGACTGGCCCCATACAGGACATTAGGCTGGGTGACGATGAGCTGCCCACTCTACCTGAGGTGGCtgatgagaaagaggaagagagaccaatGACATGGATTGTTGATGTCCAGGAGACAATCCCCATGCAGAGCATAAGACTAAGTGATAGTGAGCTACCCAATCTACCTCAGATGACTGATGAgaatgaggaagaagaggaacaaCCAACAACAAGCACTATGGCTCTCCAGGAGACTGGCCCCATACAGGACATTAGGCTGGGTGACGATGAGCTGCCCACTCTACCTGAGGTGGCtgatgagaaagaggaagaacaagCAACAACCAGCACTGTGGTTCTCCAGGAGACTTACCCCATAGAAGACATAATGCTGGGTGACAAAGACTTGCCCACTCTACTTCAGATGGctgatgagacagagaaagaaagacaaaccaCATGGCTTGCGGAGGTCCGGGAGACTTGTCCCATACAAGACATAAGGCTGGGCGATAAAGACCTACCCACTCTACCTCAGATGGCcgatgagaaagaggaagagcaaCCAACAACAAGCACTGTGATTCTCCAGGAGAGTTGTACCCTACAAGACATAAGGCTGGGTGTTGGTGAACTTCCCAGTGTACTTCTGATGGCTgatgaaaaagaggaagagagactaaGCACAAGCCTGGTGGCGCTCCAGGAGAACTGCTCCACAGAACACATAATACTGGGTGACAAAGAGCTGGCCACTGTACTTCAGATAGctgaggaaaaagaggaagagagaccaacAACCAGCACTGTGACTCTCCAGGAGCCTTGCCCCATACAAGACATAAGGCTGGGTGACAAAGGCCTGCCCACTCCACCTCAGATGGCTGATGAGAAAGAAGAAGAACAACCAACAAGCATTGTGAATGTCCAGGACACGAGCCTTATTGAAAGTGGCAGGCTGGGTGACAAGGAACTAGACACTGTCAGTCAGAAGGATGACCAGGAAACAGAAGCTGTCCCAACCACTAGCACTGTGGCTCTCAAGGAGACACACCCCATGGAAGAGGGAAAGCTGCATGTCATAGTATTGCACACTCCCCCTGAAATgactgaggaggaaaaggaagaaagaccaAACTTAAACATTGTGGCTCTTCAGCCAATGAGTCCCTTTGAAATGAAAAGGCCGGATGACCTAGAAATGCCTACTATCACTTTGGAGGCtgatgggaaagaggaagagggaccaACCAGAAGCACTGTGGCTCTTCAGGATACACCCGGCATTAAAAGAAGAAAGCTGGATGACAAAGGCCAGCCTGAGATTCCTAAAAAGGCTGCCAGGAAACAAAAAGGAGAACCATCTTCAACTGTCACAGGTTTCCAAGAGACACATGCTGTCAAAAAAGGAAGGCCTGGTGCCAAAGGACTGCCCAAGATTCGTGAGAGAGCTGGTAGGAAGCAGAAAGAGGGAGCAGCCACAAGCATTGTGTTTCTCCAGGAGACGCATGCCATCACAACAGCAAGGCTGGGTGACCAAGAACTGCCCACTATCCCTCAGAAGACTGGCGGTGCAGAGGAAGAGGGACCCACCACAAGCATTGCAGCTCACCAGGGCACACACTCCATCGCACAGGGTAGCTTGCAGGATACACAGCTTCCTATCATCCCTCAGACCAGtgatgagaaagaggaagaggaaccaACCACCAGCGTAGTTGCTCTCCGGGAGACACGCCGTGTTGAAAAGCAAAGGCTGCTTTTCACAAGACTGCCCAAGATGCATCAACAGTCTGGCAGAAAAAGGGGGAAGAGGCCAGCCGTAAGCACCGTGTCTCTCCAGGAATCACGCCCCAGCAAAAAGCCAAAGCTGCATGACCGAGGACCACACAAGACCCCTCAGAAGACCatcagggaagaggaagagggaccAAGAACAAGCACTGCGGCTCCCCAGGAACCACGCCCCGCCAAAAAGCAAAGGTTGGGTGACAAGGTACGGCCCAAGATCCCTCCACAGGCTGTCAGTAAAGAGGAGGAGGGACCATCCACGAGTGCCGTATCTCTCCAGGAGACGCAGCCCATCGGAAGTGGAACACTGGTGTGGTTTAAATTTCAAGATCACCCGTACTGGCCGGGAGTGGTCAAGAGTGTCAACGAGACAGACAAGACAGCCCGGGTGCTCCTGATTGAGTACAACCTGCGCCACGAAAAGCGCGGCATTCAAGTTCCTCTGCGGAGGCTGAAGCACCTGGATGGCACATGGAAAGACAAGTTCCTGAAGAGAGCCCAGAAAGTGTATCAGCAGGGTGTGAAGTGGTGCTTCTCCTTGATCACCCACTACCGAGAGAAGCTCCGCCGGGGCTCATTCAAGGGTTCCTTCCTGAAGTATTACACCACCAAAGCCAGCTACCCAATCAGAAAAGTCATCCGACAGAGTGAGGTGGACATTGCTTTTCCCAAGGTGAACTATTCTGACCTGGAAGACTTGGAGGAGGAGATCTCCCTGGTGGGGACACCATCGTACAGGAAAATCCTTCCTGACCGCATGAAGGCCGCTCGCGACCGAGACAACCAGCAGCTGGTGGATTTCATCGTGAAGAAAAAGGGGGCCGACAGCCACCTCCTGGACATCCTTAAGGGCAGGAAGCAGTCCAGGTGGCTGACATCATTTCTCAACTCCGCCCAGTATGTTGTCTGTGTCGAGACATACCTGGAAGACGAGGACCAGTTGGAGCTCGTGACAAAACACCTACAACAAGTCTGCCGACACATAGATGAGAGGCTGCAAGCTCTGGTAAGAGACCAAATCAAGTTTGTTCTGGAAGTCCTCCTGCCAGAAGCAATCATCTGCTCCATTGCTGCCATCGAGGACTTGGATTACAAGAGCGCAGAAGAGAAGTACCTGCGAGGGCCCCCGGTGTATTCCCGTGAGAAGGAACTGTTTGACAAAAATATCTTAAAGAAAGTGAGAAGGAAGTCAGCAGCCACGTGTGCTGCGAGCAGCTCTCGGGCCCTACCAGGCTCTCAGTCGGCcgcctcctcctctcagtaa